A region of the Pseudarthrobacter sp. MM222 genome:
GTCGGTGGACCCGGGTACAAGTTCGACGATGAGATCCACCCGGAACTCACGTTCAACGCGCCCTACAAGCTGGCCATGGCCAACGCCGGCATCCAGATGGGGAAGGGCACCAACGGTTCGCAGTTCTTCATCACCACCATCCCCACCGGCTGGCTGCAGGGCAAGCACAGCATCTTCGGTGAGGTGGCCGACGATGAATCCAAGAAGGTTGTTGACGCCATCGAGGGTGTCCGCACTGGCATGGGCGACCGACCCGTCGAGGACGTCACCATCAACAGCATTGACGTCGAAAAGCTCTAAGCCCAAGCCATGAGCTACGGAATTCCGGCGGCAGAGCCGTCCGCGCAGATCCCCGTGTGCCCCCGGCACCCGGACCGGCCCGCCTATGTGCGCTGCCAGCGATGCGGGCGCCCTGCGTGCCCCGACTGCCAGCGGGCGGCCGCCGTCGGATTCCAATGTGTTGACTGTGTCAACGAATCAAGAAGTACGACGCCGAGCGTCAGGACTGTCTACGGCGGTGCCGTGTCTACCGGCCGTCCGATGGTTACCTTCCTCATCATCGGGCTGTGCGCCCTGGTCTACGTACTCCAGTGGCTGGTCCCTGATGACGGGATCTATCAGAATCTGGCGTTTGCCACTGTCTATGCCAGCCCGGAGTTCGGGGTGTTCGAACCCTGGCGGATGCTGACGTCCGCCTTCCTGCATTCGCAGGGCTTCATCCTTCACATCGCGCTCAACATGTACATGCTGTGGATGTTCGGGCAGGCCTTGGAACCCCTTCTGGGCCGGCTCCGGTTCTTGGCGGTGTATCTGCTCTCGGCCTTCGGCGGATCCGTCGGCTACCTCCTGTTGACTGCCAACTACATCCCGGGCCAGCCGGTGAGCGGCGTGGTCGGTGCCTCCGGCGCCATCTTCGGCCTGTTTGGCGCCATGCTGGTGGTCCAGCGCCACCGCGGCGGTGATACCCGCCAACTCTGGGTGTTGATTGCCATTAACGGCGTCATCGGATTCCTCGTGCCGCAGATTGCTTGGCAGGCCCACCTGGGCGGACTGGTGACCGGCGCGCTTTGTGCAGCCGCTATCGCCTATACCCCCCGAGGCCCGCGGCAGGGGCTCCTGCAGGCAGCCGGCCTGATGCTGGTTCTTGTGCTGCTGGTGGCCGTCAGCGCCCTCCGAGTCGCCAACACCTGACCGGAACCGGTACCGTCAGGCTTCCCCGGCCCAGAGCGGCGTTGCTCCTGCGCGGCCCCCGACTCCTGGCGGGTTCCGAGGTTTCCACAGTTTGGCGGCTCACTGTCTTAGCTCCTGCGCGCGTTCCGCGAGGACGGCGATGGCCAGGGAAAAGCGACCAGGTAACGGGGAAAGTGCCAGACGGAGCCAGAAGGCGTCCGAATAGGCATCGAACCGGCCCGGAGTGACGTGCAGTTCCTCGGCGGCGGCCAGCACCTGCGTGTGAGCCGTTCGATACCGTGCGGCCGTCATTCGGTTATTGCGTAGATGAAGCTCCAGGCGGACGTCCACGCCGGCCAGATCCCGGGCGGCCTCGGACCGGGCCGTACTGTCGAAGTCCAGCAATCCGGGTGGGATGTCGCTGTCGGGAATGATGATTTGCTTGTCGTAAAGGTCTCCGTGGGACCATACCAGCGGATCCGGTTCCATCCGAAGCAGGTTGGTGGCCACCTGCTCTGCAGCGGCGCGCAAGGCATCGCGTTGAGACGACAACTCCGGGAGATTTACATTGTGCCGCAGCCAGTCGTTCACCCGTCGCCACATCTTCGTGGCTTCCCACTCTGGTGACCGGAGCGGAAGGTTGTCGAGAACGCTTTGTGCTGCGGGACCGTAGGAGCCAGCCAGTTCCGAGACCCAAGCGCGCGACCATTTCTCCCATGCCCTGGCGAACGTTTCATCGCCAACGGCAGCTTCCTCCCGGCCCAGCTCGTTCAGAGTTGGTCCCGCGATGGCGCTGAAAACGATGACCTGTGAGCTCTCATGGAGGATTCTGGGTGTTGTGAAGTTGCCGGCGTCCAGTAGCACGTCCATTTGTGCGCAGCGCTCGGCCGGAACCACCGCGCCGCCGGGTTCGAAGACCTTTATATAGCAGCCCTCCGCCCGGACGACCGCCTGGCGGTGGGGCCAATACGAAATCAATTCCCCTTGCTGCGCTGCGCCCCGCAAGGCCGGCATTCCCGGATCGTCCAAAGGGATGAGATCGAAGTGCCCGTTGCGCAGATGGCCTCCCCTGACGCCGGGCTGTCCCGGAGTCAGGACCTCCAGTACAAATGCTCCTGGCGTCTCGTCTGGCCACGCCCGCTGAATCAGCCAGGATGTGCCGGTTTCGTCGTCGGCAGACGCTGGAATGGGCGAGGGCCAGTCTCTGGAATCAATTCCGGGTTCCGGGTAGGCGCCGGCCGGTGCTGGGACGCTGTGGAGTGCCGCGTTCCAGGCTTCCCGTGCCCCCACCGAAGAGTGGACAGCCATGCTCTGACTCTCCATGCCCTATCCTCCCGATCCTGAGGCTCGTCAGGCACAAGCCCCCCTTCGTGTGTCCAGCATGAGCTACAACAATGAGGCACGGATGAAACGGTCATGAAGAAACTTTCATGAATGTTTTCCTGAGCCTGGCGCCGTCCGCGTCAATTCCGAAACTTGTCCACAGGGGTTATCCACACTGTTGGTAACTTACATTGCTGTAGTTCAGCGCAACCGGCCCCGATCTGACCGCCCCAGCTGGCGTTTTGCCCATGCCAAGCGGTCAAGCTCTCCACAATTGTGGATAAGCCGGATGGTCGGGGTTGTGGTTAAGTGGAAAACTCCCGCCGTGGGAGGGCGGGCCGGGGCGAGGACAGCCGCAATCCGTGAATGCGGCGAACATCGGAGGGCAGGTTCAGAGGCGTTCCGCACGGCGGTGCCGGATTTCAACAGCTTTATGCACAGTGTTAATAAACCCGGGAACTGCGCCCGGTTGGCGGACATCCCCCGGTCGGGCCGTCAGATCGGGGGTCCTGCTGATTGCAGATCCGTTTATCCCCAGCTGTGGATAAGTTGTGGGTAGTTGAATGTTGTTAAGTGGATAACTCTTGAACGAGGTGCTGCCGCGGACGACAGAGGCCAACCTCACAGCGCAAAACGAAGGATCTGGTGTCGGCCAGGCGGCGGCATCGCACCGCGAAGTTATCCACAAGGAATCCACAGTGTTAATAACGTAGGCGAACGCGGTTTGCTGTCGAAGTGGGCGGCTGAGGCCGGTGGAGGGGCGCCTGGACGCGGAGTGGCCCTGTTGTACTATGTGCAGCGGCGAGTTATCAACACTGTGGAAAACTCAGGGCACGTTGTGCACAACCCTTAGCGCGGCCAGACCCCGGAGCTGCCGCGCCGGTGGCTGTCGACCAGATGGGTGTCCACCATGCCTATGGCTTCCATCAGGGCGAACATGGTGGTGGGTCCAACGAAGGCGAAGCCCCTTTTCCGCAACGCCTTCGATAGCGCGATGGACTCCGGGGACGTGGTGGGGATCTGCTCGTGCGAGGTTGGCGACGGCGTCAACTGCGGCTGGAACTGCCAGACGAAATCGACCAGGCCGCCGTCGTCCCGGAGGGCGATTGTGGCTCGGGCGTTGGTGATGGCCGCTTGGATCTTGAGCCGATTCCGCACGATGCCCGCGTCCAACATTAGGCGTTCCACGTCCGGCGGTCCGAACGCGGCGACAGCATCGGGGTCGAAGTTCCGAAAAGCCGCGCGGAAGGCCGGACGCTTCCGAAGAATAGTGGCCCAGGACAGCCCTGCCTGGAACGCCTCCAAGCTGATCCGCTCGTAGAGGCCTTGTTCGTCGCGGACCGGCAGGCCCCACTCCGTGTCATAGTACTCACGCAGCATCGGGTCGGCTGCCGCCCAGGGCGGGCGCGCGAGTCCGTCGTCGCCCATGATCGTATTGCTGGCACCGGGAGTCATCTGACGTCCTCTCTGGGGTTGGCTGCTCCCAGCATTATCGTGCACCCGCGCGGCGGCGGCGCCAAAGTGGCTCGGGGCCGTCAGTTGGGGCGGCGGAAACACAAAGGACCGGCACACCCTGGGGTGTACCGGCCCTCAGGCGGATTTGGTGTGGCCGTTCCGGCTCAGGAGCGCCAGCGGGTGGTCATAAGGAACCCCACGATCGCGATGCCAAAGCCCGCCACGATGTTCCAGGACCCCCATGCGCCGACCGGGAAGGCGGCTTCGCTGATGTAGAAGGTGATGATCCAGAGGAGCCCGATGATCATCAGGCCGAACATGACTGGCTTGAACCAGACGGCGTTGGGCTTGTTGCGATCCACGGCAGAAGCCTGCTGCGGCTCGCGGGCGATCTTTTTTCGCGGCTTCGACTCGGGCACGGGTCCTCCTTGGCGGGCTGGACCAGGAGCGGCACCTCGGCTTGATATCCTGCAAGAAGGAAAATGCCAGCGGTCTACGCGCTCTTGGTTAGGTTTGAAATCTTATTCGCAGCCAATTCTAGCTGTACTTCAGGCCGCGCCTGCGTCCGGCGCGACCATCCGGGAGGGGGAAGTCACGGTGCTGCTGCAGGACAAAGCCGCGCACGGCCGGGCCCGCGGTACCGGTACCTCCGCTGGCATCACCCTGCTGGGAGAGCTGTTTCTCACGGCGGGAGTTGTCCTCGTTCTATTTCTGGGATGGCAGCTCTGGTGGACAAACGTTGAATCCGCCGCGGCGCAGCGGGAAGTCGTCAAGGACTTTGCCCGGCAGTACAACGCCTCGTCCGTCCAGGGTGACGGTCCGACTGTCCAGGGAAGTCCAGCGGCGCCGTCGCCCGGCCTTAAGGCGGACCACGGCCCCGCAACCGTCGCGCCTGAACCGGCCGCCGGTGCGACGATCGGCATTCTGTATGTCCCGAGGTTTGGCGCGGACTACAGCCGGCCGATCGTGCAGGGGACGGGTCCGGCAGTGCTGGACTCCCTGGGGATCGGGCACTACGACGGGACCGCCATGCCCGGCGCGGCCGGAAATTTCGCAGTTGCCGGACACCGACAGACCCATGGTGCGGTGCTGGACAACATCGACGCCCTGGTTCCCGGCGACAAAATCTATGTCCAGACCCGGGACGGCTTCTACGTGTATGTATTCCGCAACAGCGAGATCGTCCTGCCCGACCGCACGGAGGTGTTGTTGCCCGTGCCCGCGCAGCCGGCGGCCGCCCCCACTGAAAGCTACCTCACCATGACCAGCTGCAATCCACGCTTCGGTTCCCAGGAACGCTTCGTAGCCTATGCCCGGCTGGAGCACTGGCAACCGGGAACGGTTGGCCCGCCGGCGGAAATAGCAGCCCAGGTCCAACGCACCACGCGGGAAGGTTGAGCCTTTGTACGCATGGATTTTCCGCCATCTTCCCGGTCCCCTGTGGCTCCGGGTTGCAGCCGCGCTGGTGTTGGTCGCCGGCGGGCTGGTATTGATGGTTCAGTTCCTTTTTCCCTGGATGGCACAATTCACCCAGTTCACTGATTCAACGATTGGTTCGGCAAGTCACCCATGAGCACAACGAAGATCCTCGTCGTCGACAACTATGACAGCTTTGTTTACACCCTGGTGGGGTACCTCCAGGAGCTCGGCGCGGAGACGACAGTCGTCCGCAATGACGATGTGACCCTTGCCGAGGCCATTGAGATGGCGGAAGCGCGCGACGGCGTCCTCATCTCTCCGGGGCCGGGAGCCCCTGCGGATGCCGGCGTGTGCATTGAGCTGATTAAGTGGTGCGGCAGCCGCAGCAAGCCGATGTTGGGCGTATGCCTGGGACACCAGGCGCTGGCCGAGGCCTACGGCGGCACGGTAACTCACGCGCCGGAGTTAATGCACGGCAAGACTTCGCTCGTGGAGCATCACGGATCCAGCGTGTTCGCCGGTATCCCTTCCCCGTTCACCGCGACCCGCTACCACTCGCTGGCCGCCGTTCGCGGGAGCATCCCGGAGGTTCTGGAGATTACCGCGGAGACCGCCACCGGCGTCGTCATGGGGCTGCAACATCGCGACGCCCCCCTGTGCGGTGTCCAGTTCCATCCGGAGTCGGTACTCACCGAGGGCGGCTACCAGATGCTTGGCAACTGGTTGGAGATCCTGGGCATGGCGGGCGCGGCCCAGCGCGCGGCGGCACTGAGCCCGCTCATCAAGCACTGATGCCCCGCTGATCCCCCCGGCGGAACCGGCCGGGCCGCGCTACGGGGGGACTGTCCCCGCGCGGCGGTCCGGCCCTACTTCGGACTCTTCGTGGTGGTCGGGGTGGGGCTCGGTGAAGGTGCCGGCGGGGGCGGGGGCGGCGGAGCCTTGGCTACGGTGACAGCGATGACCTTGCCTTGTTCGACCAATGCCTCCGGCGCGTCACCCTGCGCCGTGACCTTCCCCGGCTCGACCTGCGAGTTCTCCACCTCCGTCACGCTGAGCGTCAGTCCGAGGGCCTTCGCGGCAGCGTCAGCTTCGGCCAGCGGCAGCCCAATGAGCTGTGGCGTGGCGACCTTGCCGGTGGATACAACGAGTTCGACCGTGCTACCCACCGCGACGGGCTGGCCGGGAGCGGGCTTCGTGGTGATGACGATGCCGGCGGGCACGGTGGGACTGTTATTCATAATGGTGGTCGGAGCACCCACCAGGCCCTTCTGGCGCAGTACATCCCGGGCGGCCGCCTCGGTACGGCCGGGCAGGTCCGCAGGGATGGCCACGGCGCTTGGGCCGTCGGAGATGTTGAGGGTGATCTCCGCATTGGGTTCCAGGGACGTGCCCGACGTCGGCACCGTACCAATGGCGGTGCCCTTGGCAACGATTTCGTGCTGGATCCGGCTGATGCGGGGTTTGAGGCCCGCGTCATAAAGCTTTTGGAGCGCCTCGGATTCTGTCAGGGAGGCCACGGAGGGCACATCGACCCTGACCACCGGAGGCGGTGCCTGGTTCATGATGTTGAAAAGCCATAGCCCGCCGCCCGACAGCACCAGAACGGTTAGGACCATCAGGGTGGCGATCCAGGTTCGACGGCGGGACTTCTGCCGGATGGTGTGTTCGCGTTCGACCGGCAGGACCAGGGGAAGGCTGCCCGTGTCGGTGGAGCCGTAGGTGTCGGCGGCCTGGGCCGTCAGGGCATCCTGCTGACCGGGGATGCCCTGGCTGGGGCGCAGCCTGCCGCCGGGCACGTCATCGAGGAATCTGGCACCCGTCATCGGGAAGGCCGCCGTCGGAGTGTTGTCGGGTGTAGGTACCGTGTCGTTCGGATCTGTCGGAGCCTCACTGGCTGCTAGCGGGACCACTCCCACCCCGTTGCGCGCCGCCCGGAGGGCGCGGCGGAACGCGGCGGCATCCTGGAAACGGTCCGCGCGGTTTTTCTGGAGAGCCTTCATCAGCACGCTGTCCAGGGCATCTGAAATTTCCGGGTTCAGGCTGCTGGCCAGTTCCGGGATCTCGCGCACATGCTGGTAGGCAACGGAAACAGGGCTGTCGCCGACGAAGGGCGGCCGGCCGGTCAGCATCTCGTACAACAGGCAGCCGGCGGAGTACAGGTCGCTGCGGGCATC
Encoded here:
- a CDS encoding peptidylprolyl isomerase, which translates into the protein MTAIATAKATIHTSLGDIVVNLFGNHAPKTVENFVGLATGEKPWTHPETGEHKTGTPLYNGTIFHRIIKDFMIQAGDPLGRGVGGPGYKFDDEIHPELTFNAPYKLAMANAGIQMGKGTNGSQFFITTIPTGWLQGKHSIFGEVADDESKKVVDAIEGVRTGMGDRPVEDVTINSIDVEKL
- a CDS encoding rhomboid family intramembrane serine protease, with protein sequence MSYGIPAAEPSAQIPVCPRHPDRPAYVRCQRCGRPACPDCQRAAAVGFQCVDCVNESRSTTPSVRTVYGGAVSTGRPMVTFLIIGLCALVYVLQWLVPDDGIYQNLAFATVYASPEFGVFEPWRMLTSAFLHSQGFILHIALNMYMLWMFGQALEPLLGRLRFLAVYLLSAFGGSVGYLLLTANYIPGQPVSGVVGASGAIFGLFGAMLVVQRHRGGDTRQLWVLIAINGVIGFLVPQIAWQAHLGGLVTGALCAAAIAYTPRGPRQGLLQAAGLMLVLVLLVAVSALRVANT
- a CDS encoding DNA-3-methyladenine glycosylase I, translating into MTPGASNTIMGDDGLARPPWAAADPMLREYYDTEWGLPVRDEQGLYERISLEAFQAGLSWATILRKRPAFRAAFRNFDPDAVAAFGPPDVERLMLDAGIVRNRLKIQAAITNARATIALRDDGGLVDFVWQFQPQLTPSPTSHEQIPTTSPESIALSKALRKRGFAFVGPTTMFALMEAIGMVDTHLVDSHRRGSSGVWPR
- a CDS encoding cell division protein CrgA; translation: MPESKPRKKIAREPQQASAVDRNKPNAVWFKPVMFGLMIIGLLWIITFYISEAAFPVGAWGSWNIVAGFGIAIVGFLMTTRWRS
- a CDS encoding class E sortase; amino-acid sequence: MQDKAAHGRARGTGTSAGITLLGELFLTAGVVLVLFLGWQLWWTNVESAAAQREVVKDFARQYNASSVQGDGPTVQGSPAAPSPGLKADHGPATVAPEPAAGATIGILYVPRFGADYSRPIVQGTGPAVLDSLGIGHYDGTAMPGAAGNFAVAGHRQTHGAVLDNIDALVPGDKIYVQTRDGFYVYVFRNSEIVLPDRTEVLLPVPAQPAAAPTESYLTMTSCNPRFGSQERFVAYARLEHWQPGTVGPPAEIAAQVQRTTREG
- a CDS encoding aminodeoxychorismate/anthranilate synthase component II; the encoded protein is MSTTKILVVDNYDSFVYTLVGYLQELGAETTVVRNDDVTLAEAIEMAEARDGVLISPGPGAPADAGVCIELIKWCGSRSKPMLGVCLGHQALAEAYGGTVTHAPELMHGKTSLVEHHGSSVFAGIPSPFTATRYHSLAAVRGSIPEVLEITAETATGVVMGLQHRDAPLCGVQFHPESVLTEGGYQMLGNWLEILGMAGAAQRAAALSPLIKH
- the pknB gene encoding Stk1 family PASTA domain-containing Ser/Thr kinase, encoding MSTSPRTPSHREDRGPVNTQRVLSGRYELGELIGRGGMADVFRGMDTRLGRTVAVKLLRPDLARDPQFQARFKREAQAVAALNHPAIVAVYDTGDHAVPGDHDDSVRVPYIVMEFVSGKTIRDLVRAKEVSIDQAIDFTLGVLSALDYSHKAGIVHRDIKPANVMFCPDSNGIKVMDFGIARAMADSSATMTQTQAVVGTAQYLSPEQARGETVDARSDLYSAGCLLYEMLTGRPPFVGDSPVSVAYQHVREIPELASSLNPEISDALDSVLMKALQKNRADRFQDAAAFRRALRAARNGVGVVPLAASEAPTDPNDTVPTPDNTPTAAFPMTGARFLDDVPGGRLRPSQGIPGQQDALTAQAADTYGSTDTGSLPLVLPVEREHTIRQKSRRRTWIATLMVLTVLVLSGGGLWLFNIMNQAPPPVVRVDVPSVASLTESEALQKLYDAGLKPRISRIQHEIVAKGTAIGTVPTSGTSLEPNAEITLNISDGPSAVAIPADLPGRTEAAARDVLRQKGLVGAPTTIMNNSPTVPAGIVITTKPAPGQPVAVGSTVELVVSTGKVATPQLIGLPLAEADAAAKALGLTLSVTEVENSQVEPGKVTAQGDAPEALVEQGKVIAVTVAKAPPPPPPPAPSPSPTPTTTKSPK